From a region of the Pseudanabaena sp. ABRG5-3 genome:
- the sir gene encoding sulfite reductase, ferredoxin dependent, whose amino-acid sequence MTNNLINAGKVSKVEVLKQKSDFLRGPINTELNDGNPFFSQDGIQILKFHGSYQQKDRDLEKAKAKGEEAQYSMMLRTRSPGGLIPWQLYVALDKLSDRYGNHTLRATTRQGFQLHGILKENLKAVIVDITKNMGSTVGACGDINRNVMAPPAPFKNKPEYDYAREYAVKLADLLAPQAGAYYDIWLDGEVAVTASEAPDVTEARKRQGAGTAKTNISDIEPIYGTQYLPRKFKIAIAVAGDNSVDLYTNDLSLVVITNAANELEGFNVYVGGGLGRAHNNDATIVRIADSIGFVPVAQVYDLVKAIVALQRDYGDRHNRRHSRFKYILEEWGVEKFKQVLLEYYPTKLADPRELPPFKYQDYLGWHEQGDGKYFVGVSIESGRVLDHEGLQLKTALREISEKFHHDFVLTPNQNLLITEIAADEKEEIQKILDRCGILAPDQIDTLVRYSMACPAFPTCGLAIAESERALPDILARIRKLLVRLGLEDETFVTRITGCPNGCARPYMAELAFVGSAVDEYQVWLGGSFNSTRLAQPYVQRLHINNLEKGLEPLFFYFKKDRVEDESFGDFCDRKGIEDLRQFAETYVSELPEEKAKGKRRDVRHRVTLSAKSFELLKKAVEEQGSSMKDIVEAALEKYLA is encoded by the coding sequence ATGACAAACAATCTGATCAATGCTGGAAAAGTATCTAAGGTTGAAGTCCTTAAACAAAAAAGTGACTTTTTGCGGGGACCAATCAATACAGAGTTAAATGATGGCAACCCGTTTTTCAGTCAGGATGGCATTCAGATCCTTAAATTTCATGGTTCTTATCAACAAAAAGATCGGGATTTAGAAAAAGCAAAGGCAAAAGGTGAAGAAGCCCAATACAGCATGATGTTGCGGACTCGTAGCCCTGGGGGATTGATCCCTTGGCAGTTGTATGTCGCTTTGGATAAATTAAGCGATCGCTATGGCAATCACACTTTACGCGCCACGACTAGACAGGGCTTTCAGCTTCACGGCATTCTCAAGGAAAATCTCAAGGCAGTGATCGTTGATATCACTAAAAATATGGGATCGACCGTGGGTGCTTGCGGCGACATTAATCGTAACGTGATGGCTCCACCTGCCCCATTTAAAAATAAGCCTGAATATGACTATGCGCGGGAATATGCAGTTAAACTTGCCGACCTTCTAGCACCACAGGCCGGAGCCTACTACGATATTTGGCTTGATGGTGAAGTTGCGGTAACAGCATCGGAAGCTCCTGATGTCACTGAAGCAAGAAAGCGTCAAGGTGCAGGAACCGCAAAAACCAACATCAGTGATATTGAGCCAATCTATGGCACACAGTATTTACCCCGCAAATTTAAAATTGCGATCGCCGTTGCTGGTGATAACTCCGTTGATCTCTATACCAATGATTTGTCATTAGTCGTGATTACCAATGCGGCTAATGAGTTAGAAGGATTTAATGTTTATGTTGGTGGTGGTTTAGGTCGCGCCCATAATAATGATGCGACGATTGTACGTATTGCTGACAGTATTGGTTTTGTCCCTGTTGCCCAAGTTTACGATCTGGTGAAGGCGATTGTTGCTTTGCAACGTGACTATGGCGATCGCCACAACCGTCGTCACTCCCGCTTCAAATATATTTTGGAAGAATGGGGCGTTGAGAAATTCAAGCAAGTTTTGTTGGAGTATTATCCAACAAAACTTGCAGATCCCCGTGAATTGCCTCCTTTCAAATATCAGGATTATCTCGGTTGGCATGAGCAGGGTGATGGCAAGTATTTTGTTGGTGTCTCCATTGAGAGTGGTCGCGTACTCGATCACGAAGGCTTGCAACTAAAAACTGCCTTGCGCGAAATTAGCGAAAAATTCCACCATGATTTTGTCTTGACCCCTAATCAGAATTTACTGATTACCGAAATTGCTGCCGATGAAAAAGAAGAGATCCAGAAAATCCTCGATCGCTGCGGTATTTTAGCGCCTGACCAGATCGATACCTTGGTGCGTTACTCGATGGCTTGTCCTGCATTCCCAACTTGTGGATTAGCGATCGCAGAGTCAGAACGTGCGTTACCTGATATTTTGGCAAGAATTCGCAAATTGTTAGTGCGTTTAGGTTTGGAAGATGAAACCTTTGTCACACGCATCACAGGTTGTCCCAATGGTTGCGCCCGTCCCTACATGGCAGAGCTTGCCTTTGTTGGTAGTGCTGTGGATGAATATCAGGTTTGGCTAGGTGGTAGTTTTAATTCCACTCGTTTAGCTCAGCCCTATGTGCAGCGTCTCCATATTAATAATCTAGAGAAAGGTTTAGAACCTCTTTTCTTCTATTTCAAGAAGGATCGCGTAGAAGATGAAAGCTTTGGTGATTTTTGCGATCGCAAAGGCATCGAGGATCTTCGCCAATTTGCAGAAACCTATGTATCGGAACTGCCCGAAGAAAAAGCCAAAGGTAAGCGCCGCGATGTTCGCCATCGTGTCACTCTTTCTGCTAAGTCCTTTGAGCTTCTCAAAAAAGCAGTCGAAGAGCAAGGTTCATCGATGAAGGATATTGTGGAAGCGGCTCTGGAGAAATATTTGGCTTAA
- a CDS encoding Uma2 family endonuclease has protein sequence MIVATKPNRQLQQTWQEANWEDYEALRDDKNSDRCKLFFENNHLWVEMGAEGINHSKFGDLFAFVLYILAAKFPDRKLSTFGGCQMEKKGIRAVAPDIVVYVGENIPTWKAGESRFINLDQWRSPDLVGEIADTTLAIDLDEKKRLYASLGIGEYWVIDVMAARIFAFRLDESSVYQQCEISQVLPNLAIALLEKTMAMLDTKTNTEAAIWFSQQLN, from the coding sequence ATGATTGTAGCAACCAAACCCAATCGACAACTGCAACAAACGTGGCAAGAAGCAAATTGGGAAGACTATGAAGCACTACGCGATGATAAGAATAGCGATCGCTGTAAGTTATTTTTTGAAAATAATCATTTGTGGGTAGAAATGGGCGCAGAAGGTATTAATCATTCTAAATTTGGCGATTTATTTGCATTTGTTTTGTATATTTTGGCCGCCAAATTTCCCGATCGCAAATTAAGTACCTTTGGCGGCTGTCAGATGGAAAAAAAAGGAATTCGAGCAGTTGCACCTGATATTGTCGTGTATGTTGGTGAAAATATTCCCACTTGGAAAGCAGGAGAATCACGGTTTATTAATCTCGACCAATGGCGATCACCCGATTTAGTTGGTGAGATTGCAGACACGACTTTGGCGATCGATTTAGACGAAAAGAAGCGCCTTTATGCAAGTTTGGGAATTGGAGAATATTGGGTAATTGATGTAATGGCAGCACGTATTTTTGCATTTCGATTAGATGAATCAAGTGTCTATCAGCAATGCGAAATCTCTCAAGTATTACCGAATCTAGCGATCGCCTTGCTAGAAAAAACAATGGCAATGCTAGACACAAAAACTAATACAGAAGCGGCGATCTGGTTTTCGCAGCAATTAAACTGA
- a CDS encoding tetratricopeptide repeat protein, whose translation MDSETTDKPDFAVVNRQEIQELLSLLDLSDGFTVALAECNFWQDGVALVAALNEEIAADPEWAELQIVDWEFNDPELRYLLDELRQRLAVLPRQEGKKLILVLRGLENAIGVVGDYPKFLVDLNFVRDAYIKYVPYPVLFVLPDYAITRFAQFAGDFWAWRSGVFKFQTTQEARELAEAKIFDSGRVRGSYIKPEKQERIDLLHRLLMEAKPSGSDPESNRNATSQINILIELGNAYYSLSEFNRAIEFYQQALEISRKIVDRNGEANSLGNLGNAYFSLGQYQQAINFHQQSLEIDREIGDRNGEADSLGNLGVVYRSLGQYQQAINFHQQSLEIKREIGDRNGEANSLGNLGNAYFSLGQYQQAINFHQQSLEIDREIGDRNGEANSLNSLGNAYGSIGQYQQAIQFYQQSLEICKEIGDRNGKANALMNLGVAYKSLGQYQQAIQFYQQSLEIFRKIDDHNGEGNTLNNLGDAYRSLGQYQQAIQFHQQSLEIAREIGNRHGEADSLGNLGNAYFSLGHHHQAIQFYQQQLEICGEIGDRHGKANSLMNLGSAYASIGQIQQSIQSQHQALETYREIGDRHSEADSLYNLGISLKKSDRRKESIDALNSARQIYEELGFVT comes from the coding sequence ATGGATAGTGAAACTACAGATAAGCCTGATTTTGCGGTGGTGAATCGTCAAGAGATTCAGGAATTGTTGTCTTTGTTGGATTTGTCGGATGGGTTTACGGTTGCTCTTGCGGAATGTAATTTTTGGCAGGATGGGGTGGCGTTGGTGGCGGCGCTGAATGAGGAGATTGCGGCTGATCCTGAGTGGGCGGAGTTGCAGATTGTGGATTGGGAGTTTAATGATCCTGAGTTGCGCTATTTGTTGGATGAGTTGAGGCAGCGTTTGGCGGTGTTGCCGCGACAGGAGGGGAAGAAGTTAATTTTGGTGTTGCGGGGTTTGGAAAATGCGATCGGGGTAGTGGGTGACTATCCTAAATTTTTGGTGGATCTCAATTTTGTGCGGGATGCCTATATCAAGTATGTGCCGTATCCTGTGCTGTTTGTGTTGCCTGACTATGCGATTACTCGGTTTGCTCAGTTTGCAGGGGATTTTTGGGCATGGCGATCGGGGGTGTTTAAGTTTCAAACTACGCAGGAAGCAAGGGAGTTGGCAGAAGCAAAAATATTTGATTCAGGTCGTGTTCGTGGCAGTTATATCAAACCTGAAAAGCAAGAACGCATTGATCTATTGCATCGTCTCTTAATGGAAGCTAAACCCTCTGGCTCTGATCCAGAATCTAATCGCAATGCTACCAGTCAGATCAATATTTTAATTGAATTAGGAAATGCTTACTATAGTTTGAGTGAGTTTAATCGAGCCATTGAATTTTATCAGCAAGCATTGGAAATATCTAGAAAAATAGTCGATCGCAATGGTGAAGCAAATTCTCTTGGCAATCTAGGCAATGCTTACTTTTCACTAGGACAGTACCAGCAAGCGATTAATTTTCATCAGCAGTCTCTGGAAATTGATAGAGAAATTGGAGATCGCAATGGTGAAGCAGATTCTCTTGGCAATCTAGGGGTTGTTTACCGTTCACTAGGACAGTACCAGCAAGCGATTAATTTTCATCAGCAGTCTCTGGAAATTAAAAGAGAAATTGGAGATCGCAATGGTGAAGCAAATTCTCTGGGTAATCTAGGCAACGCATACTTTTCTCTAGGACAGTACCAGCAAGCGATTAATTTTCATCAGCAATCTCTAGAAATTGATAGAGAAATCGGAGATCGCAACGGTGAAGCAAATTCTCTCAACAGTTTAGGGAATGCTTACGGTTCAATAGGACAGTACCAGCAAGCTATTCAGTTTTATCAGCAGTCTCTGGAAATTTGTAAAGAAATTGGTGATCGCAATGGTAAAGCAAATGCTCTAATGAATCTAGGAGTTGCTTACAAATCCCTAGGACAGTACCAGCAAGCTATTCAGTTTTATCAACAGTCTCTAGAAATTTTTAGAAAAATCGACGATCATAATGGTGAAGGAAATACTTTAAACAATCTAGGCGATGCTTACAGATCATTAGGACAGTACCAGCAAGCTATTCAGTTTCATCAGCAATCTCTGGAAATTGCTAGAGAAATCGGGAATCGACATGGTGAAGCGGATTCTCTCGGCAATCTAGGCAATGCTTACTTTTCGCTGGGGCATCATCATCAGGCAATTCAGTTTTATCAGCAGCAACTAGAAATTTGTGGAGAAATTGGTGATCGACATGGTAAGGCAAACTCTCTTATGAATCTAGGTAGTGCTTATGCTTCTATAGGACAGATCCAGCAATCGATTCAATCTCAGCATCAAGCTCTGGAAACTTATAGAGAAATCGGAGATCGCCATAGTGAGGCAGATTCTCTTTACAACTTAGGAATTTCCCTCAAAAAAAGCGACCGCAGAAAAGAGTCCATAGATGCTTTGAACTCTGCAAGACAAATATATGAAGAGTTAGGCTTTGTCACATAG
- a CDS encoding AAA family ATPase, whose amino-acid sequence MTTSSYPLADNLKDAYRVCDVVPLKDLALEQYYVDLSGTRKNNAISAISQILEDQQAEDFCTILFTGHRGGGKSTELNHIQKQWEADYKVMYVDIEVDADPNDFEYTEIYLLAIKWIEFELRKEGLKFDAQLFKNFEDWFKEVIEETEESVEKSVSMQGELTLQSEIPFVPPFLAKLLVKLLAQIKGSDKRKRVIRQTLTQDISRLKFDINLLLNDGLKKWRRKFPNCKGFLIVFDGLDKCPSAVAEKLFIDNAKFLKSLECTVVYTAPISVVYSPKNASNFFENFHVIPMINIYNYDPSIGNVELEYNQNGLDAVASLIEKRLQVDAIFESRNELLELAKYSGGHVRQVMQLVRGAIQHARTNRRSKVNLEDVNYSINQLQFTFERLIPTEHYPVLVQIYLSKDAPRDEMGQLMLFNISVFEYNGRSRWNYPNPVVIRSRLFQRALEDYRAKNP is encoded by the coding sequence ATGACAACTTCATCTTATCCATTAGCCGATAATCTCAAGGATGCCTATCGTGTTTGCGATGTGGTTCCGCTTAAAGACTTGGCTCTTGAGCAGTATTATGTCGATCTGTCAGGGACACGCAAAAATAATGCAATTTCTGCTATTAGCCAAATTTTAGAAGATCAACAGGCAGAAGATTTTTGCACAATTTTATTTACAGGGCATCGTGGCGGCGGTAAGAGTACAGAGCTAAATCATATTCAAAAACAATGGGAAGCTGACTATAAGGTCATGTATGTTGACATTGAGGTCGATGCTGATCCTAATGATTTTGAGTATACTGAAATTTATTTATTGGCGATTAAATGGATCGAATTTGAACTGCGAAAAGAAGGTTTGAAGTTTGATGCACAACTATTCAAAAACTTTGAAGATTGGTTTAAAGAGGTTATCGAGGAAACAGAAGAATCTGTAGAAAAATCGGTTTCAATGCAAGGTGAGTTAACTTTGCAGTCAGAGATTCCATTTGTACCGCCTTTTTTGGCGAAATTATTAGTTAAACTTTTGGCTCAAATTAAAGGTTCTGATAAGCGCAAGCGAGTAATTAGACAAACTTTAACTCAAGACATTTCAAGATTAAAATTTGACATTAATTTATTATTAAATGATGGGCTAAAAAAATGGCGACGTAAGTTTCCAAATTGCAAAGGATTTTTGATCGTTTTTGATGGATTGGATAAATGTCCTTCGGCTGTGGCGGAAAAATTATTTATTGATAATGCCAAGTTTCTCAAGAGCTTAGAATGTACAGTTGTTTATACTGCGCCTATTTCTGTGGTTTATTCACCAAAGAATGCTAGTAATTTCTTTGAGAATTTCCATGTAATTCCTATGATCAATATTTACAATTATGATCCTAGTATTGGCAATGTTGAACTTGAATATAATCAAAATGGATTGGATGCGGTCGCTAGTTTAATTGAGAAGCGATTACAAGTGGATGCTATTTTTGAGTCACGTAATGAGTTGTTAGAATTAGCAAAATATAGTGGTGGTCATGTGCGTCAGGTCATGCAACTGGTGCGCGGTGCAATTCAACACGCAAGAACTAATCGTCGTTCTAAGGTTAATTTAGAGGATGTAAATTATTCGATTAATCAATTGCAATTTACTTTTGAAAGGCTAATCCCAACTGAGCATTATCCAGTTTTAGTACAAATTTATCTAAGTAAAGATGCACCCAGAGATGAGATGGGTCAATTGATGTTATTTAATATTTCGGTGTTTGAATATAATGGTCGAAGTCGATGGAATTATCCTAATCCAGTGGTGATTAGAAGTCGTTTATTCCAAAGAGCTTTGGAGGATTATAGAGCTAAAAATCCGTAA
- a CDS encoding aminotransferase class I/II-fold pyridoxal phosphate-dependent enzyme, with amino-acid sequence MNQYSTPLLEAARRYLDINHAPFYMPGHKRGQGIDREFMALMGETMFRLDLPELPELEEAVNEAELLASAAYGSDRAWFLTNGSTCGIQAMLLATCGQGDKVLIGRNCHKAAIAGLVLNGATPIYLPTDYLPEFDLDLGVSPATLESFLHQHPDAKAVLLVSPNYFGVCGDLEKMAAIAHSFNIPLLVDAAHGAHLGFHPDLPISALQAGADLVVQSTHKVAGSLTQSSILHLQGDRITPEQVDRALQILRSSSPNLLLLISLDVARRQMATNGKELLSEPLRLAKEARSRLEQISNLRTFSQIEVPMLDPTRLTVLVDHLGITGFEADVWLHSQLDVMAEMPTLNQLVFILSLGNTQADIDRLIFAFQQIAQDTQNTQNERKKKKEKLITNYELRVTNYQSNLTPREAYFAKSDRLPLEQAIGRISAESLCPYPPGIPLICIGEEITAEVVEMLQCILRSGGIINGASDESLETILVI; translated from the coding sequence ATGAATCAATACTCAACTCCATTATTAGAAGCGGCGCGGCGATATCTTGATATCAATCACGCGCCGTTTTACATGCCCGGACATAAACGCGGTCAAGGAATCGATCGCGAATTTATGGCACTTATGGGCGAAACCATGTTTCGTCTTGATCTGCCCGAACTTCCAGAACTAGAAGAAGCCGTTAATGAAGCAGAACTGTTAGCATCAGCAGCATACGGCAGCGATCGCGCATGGTTTCTCACCAATGGCTCTACCTGTGGCATACAGGCGATGCTTTTGGCGACCTGTGGGCAGGGGGACAAGGTGTTAATTGGGCGCAATTGTCATAAAGCAGCGATCGCAGGTTTAGTTCTCAATGGCGCGACTCCTATTTATTTGCCAACGGATTATTTACCAGAATTTGATTTAGATTTAGGCGTAAGCCCTGCAACCTTAGAATCCTTTTTACATCAACATCCTGACGCGAAAGCTGTACTTTTGGTCAGTCCTAATTATTTTGGTGTTTGTGGTGATCTAGAAAAAATGGCAGCGATCGCCCATTCTTTTAATATTCCCTTACTGGTCGATGCGGCTCATGGCGCACATTTAGGGTTTCATCCCGATCTTCCCATTTCCGCATTGCAAGCAGGAGCCGATCTCGTCGTACAATCTACCCACAAAGTTGCAGGAAGTCTAACCCAGTCTTCCATTTTGCATTTACAAGGCGATCGCATTACTCCCGAACAGGTGGATCGAGCTTTACAAATACTGCGATCCAGTAGTCCCAATCTATTGCTGTTAATTTCCCTAGATGTAGCGCGGCGACAAATGGCGACAAATGGCAAAGAGTTATTAAGTGAGCCCTTACGCTTAGCAAAAGAAGCGCGATCGCGTCTAGAGCAAATTTCTAACTTACGAACCTTTAGCCAGATAGAAGTTCCCATGCTCGATCCCACTCGCTTAACAGTTTTAGTTGATCACTTAGGAATTACAGGATTTGAAGCTGATGTCTGGTTACATTCTCAACTGGATGTTATGGCAGAAATGCCAACGCTTAATCAATTAGTATTCATCCTTAGCCTCGGCAATACTCAAGCAGATATCGATCGCTTAATTTTTGCGTTCCAACAAATTGCTCAGGACACTCAGAACACTCAGAATGAAAGAAAAAAGAAAAAAGAAAAATTAATTACGAATTACGAATTACGAGTTACGAATTACCAATCGAACCTAACTCCTCGTGAAGCCTATTTTGCAAAAAGCGATCGCCTCCCCCTAGAGCAAGCGATCGGACGAATTAGTGCGGAATCTCTCTGTCCCTATCCCCCCGGCATTCCCTTAATTTGTATAGGCGAGGAAATTACAGCCGAAGTGGTGGAGATGTTGCAATGTATTTTGCGATCGGGCGGCATCATCAATGGTGCGAGTGATGAAAGCCTAGAAACAATTCTTGTCATATAA
- a CDS encoding GlsB/YeaQ/YmgE family stress response membrane protein, producing MSFIWFILIGLAAGWLAGQLVKGGGFGLLGDIIVGVIGALLGGFIFSALGLSSGGGLLGSLIVATIGAVVLLFGLRLIKSA from the coding sequence ATGAGTTTTATTTGGTTTATTTTGATCGGTTTAGCTGCTGGCTGGCTAGCGGGTCAACTGGTTAAAGGTGGCGGTTTCGGGCTACTGGGAGACATCATTGTTGGCGTAATTGGCGCATTACTTGGTGGTTTTATATTTAGTGCTTTGGGGCTATCTAGTGGTGGTGGATTACTGGGCAGTTTGATTGTCGCCACCATTGGTGCAGTTGTGCTGTTATTTGGTCTACGCCTAATCAAGTCAGCTTAA
- a CDS encoding CsbD family protein, producing MISQIYRSLLTIGCILFLSSVIVFGLPINKGWAANSFTPIASIERVKAGVKDLEGKTQEAIGNVTGNAKDQIIGKAKQAEADVRNAAEDVKDSVKLPERVKAGAKDLEGKAQEVIGNVTGDRKDQIIGKGKQVESKTRNLLEDAKDKVQELFE from the coding sequence ATGATTTCACAGATTTACAGATCCTTATTAACTATCGGCTGCATTCTATTCTTATCATCTGTCATCGTCTTTGGGCTACCTATTAATAAAGGTTGGGCAGCAAATTCATTTACTCCGATCGCTTCGATAGAGAGAGTGAAAGCAGGCGTAAAAGATCTTGAAGGTAAAACTCAAGAAGCGATCGGTAATGTCACAGGTAACGCTAAAGATCAAATCATTGGCAAAGCTAAACAAGCTGAAGCAGATGTTCGTAATGCGGCTGAAGATGTTAAAGACAGTGTAAAACTCCCAGAACGAGTAAAAGCTGGTGCGAAAGATCTTGAAGGTAAGGCTCAAGAAGTGATCGGCAATGTCACAGGCGATCGCAAAGATCAAATCATTGGCAAAGGTAAGCAAGTGGAATCTAAGACTCGCAACTTGCTAGAAGATGCGAAAGATAAAGTCCAAGAATTGTTTGAATAA
- a CDS encoding CsbD family protein: MSLQERAKAAAKDIEGTFEEAVGNVTGDNDKQIEGQAKQAEAHIRNIAEDIKDKAKDVVHDIKKKAKEATD; this comes from the coding sequence ATGAGTTTGCAAGAACGTGCTAAAGCTGCTGCCAAGGATATTGAAGGTACATTTGAAGAGGCTGTAGGTAATGTCACTGGTGACAATGATAAACAAATTGAAGGTCAAGCTAAGCAGGCTGAAGCCCATATTCGCAATATCGCAGAAGATATAAAGGATAAGGCTAAAGATGTAGTGCATGATATCAAGAAAAAAGCTAAAGAAGCTACCGATTAA
- a CDS encoding alpha-amylase has protein sequence MSHQNGVMMQYFHWYLPDDGSLWNQVAEKAEDLAKVGITSLWLPPAYKGKSGGLDVGYGVYDLFDLGEFDQKGSIRTKYGTKDEYVQAIKLAQQAGLSIYADVVLNHKMGADRSEEVEATPMSMDDRNQAIGDYQTIQAWTHFTFEGRKGKYSKMEWHWWHFDAIDYNAYNEGEDAVYLLKGKSFDKNVDLEKGNFDYLMGCDLDIQNSEVQGELKYWGEWNYDLTNVDGFRFDAVKHVSAHFFQEWLEHMRNYAKRDLFAVGEYWSYEMEALHNFIDVTNGTVSLFDVPLHQNFHVASQSREDYDLSQIFENTLVKYQPSLAVTFVDNHDSQPLQSLESIVEAWFKPLAYALILLRQEGYPCIFAADYYGAHYQDYGKDGNEYEIWIDSHQWLLDQFLSVRQNYAYGQQLDYFDHPNTIGWTRLGDDEHQGGMAVVLSNAEEGRKWMEIGQPNCTYIDITKQIEHPITTNDDGWAEFCCNGGSVSVWIKTTK, from the coding sequence ATGTCTCATCAAAACGGTGTCATGATGCAGTACTTTCACTGGTATCTGCCAGATGACGGTAGTCTGTGGAACCAAGTAGCGGAGAAGGCTGAAGACTTAGCCAAGGTTGGTATTACATCTCTATGGTTGCCCCCAGCCTACAAAGGAAAATCAGGTGGTCTAGATGTGGGCTATGGTGTTTATGATCTATTTGATCTGGGTGAGTTCGATCAAAAAGGCTCGATCAGAACGAAATATGGCACAAAAGATGAATACGTTCAGGCGATTAAACTAGCGCAACAAGCAGGACTTAGTATTTATGCTGATGTGGTTCTTAATCACAAAATGGGAGCCGATCGCTCGGAAGAGGTGGAAGCCACACCGATGAGTATGGACGATCGCAATCAGGCGATCGGTGATTATCAAACCATCCAAGCTTGGACTCACTTCACCTTTGAAGGACGTAAAGGCAAATATTCCAAAATGGAATGGCATTGGTGGCATTTTGATGCGATCGATTACAATGCCTACAACGAAGGAGAAGACGCGGTCTATTTACTCAAAGGCAAATCCTTTGACAAAAATGTTGACCTTGAGAAAGGCAACTTCGATTATTTAATGGGCTGTGACCTTGACATCCAGAACTCAGAAGTACAAGGCGAACTCAAATACTGGGGAGAATGGAACTATGATCTGACCAATGTTGATGGCTTCCGCTTTGATGCGGTTAAGCATGTTTCTGCACACTTCTTTCAGGAATGGCTAGAACATATGCGGAACTATGCCAAGCGCGATCTATTTGCCGTCGGCGAATATTGGTCTTATGAAATGGAAGCTTTGCATAATTTCATCGATGTTACCAATGGCACAGTTAGTCTATTTGATGTACCTTTGCATCAAAATTTTCATGTTGCGAGCCAATCGCGAGAAGACTATGACCTTAGCCAAATCTTTGAAAATACATTAGTTAAATATCAGCCATCTCTGGCAGTCACCTTTGTCGATAATCATGACTCCCAACCATTGCAGTCCTTAGAGTCAATTGTTGAGGCTTGGTTTAAACCTCTTGCCTATGCGCTGATTTTGTTGCGCCAAGAGGGATATCCTTGCATTTTTGCTGCCGATTACTATGGCGCACATTATCAGGATTATGGCAAAGATGGCAATGAATATGAAATTTGGATCGATAGTCATCAATGGCTACTTGATCAGTTTCTATCAGTACGCCAAAACTATGCCTATGGTCAGCAGCTTGATTATTTTGACCATCCCAATACCATCGGCTGGACAAGACTAGGAGATGATGAGCATCAGGGAGGGATGGCAGTGGTATTAAGTAATGCTGAGGAAGGAAGAAAATGGATGGAAATTGGTCAGCCTAATTGCACCTATATCGATATCACTAAGCAGATAGAGCACCCAATCACTACGAATGATGATGGCTGGGCAGAATTTTGTTGCAATGGTGGTTCTGTTTCAGTTTGGATTAAGACCACAAAGTAG